Genomic window (Sphingosinicella microcystinivorans):
GTCATGGTCGCCACCTATTCGCGCACGCCCGGCCTCATGCGGTGCCTGCTGCACTTCGACGAGGAGGAGGCTGAGTTCTCCGAACTCTATCGCAAGGTCAGCGCGGACTGGAGCCTCAAGATCGCGAAGGACATCGCGCGGCGCTGTCCCGGCGTGACGCTCGGCGAGGAGCAGCGGCTGATGATCGCCTACGCTCTCGGCGGCATGGTCGACAATTTCCTGTTCGAGCTTTACGTCGACCGTAATCCCACGCTCGTGAAGGCGTTCGCATCGCCGGACGACGTGGCGCACTTCCTCGCCATCATCTGGTACCGGGCGATCTACCTTGCGAATCCGCCCGCGGAACAGCTGAAGGGCTACGAGGGCTTCGCCAGCCTCAAGCTGATCGCGGGCTGAGCCGTAGGCGTCAGTTCGTCGCGGCCTCGCGCGGGCGTGCGGCGCGCAGCAGGTCGATCGCCCACGGTGCGGGGTTGTGCCCGACCTGGTTCAGCGTTCCGCCGAGGCTGATCCCCGTGCCCGGCTCGTACAGCATGATCGCGCCCCAGAAGCCCGTGTGGCCGAAATAGGAGACGCCGTCCGGCGCCGTCAGACGGGACACGCCGAGTCCCCGCTCCACGACCAGATCGCCGCGCATCTCACGCCACTGCGGCGACGTCATCAACGCCAGCGTTTCCGCCTTGCCGAACAGCCGCCCCTCGCCGAGCGCGCGGATGAAGCGGTTCAGATCCTCGGCCGTCGAGACGACACCGCCGCCCGCCCAGTCGAAGGAGATGTTGAACC
Coding sequences:
- a CDS encoding TetR/AcrR family transcriptional regulator; protein product: MATKKKAASARPAVAPLGRKERRNAVSRKPAAPQTQRGNQTREKLKEATVRVLERIGYRAMRLSDIASEAGVNVSLLYHYFSGKADLTHEILVELLDSQRFQDLSSMAPTSDPFESIVRANRVMVATYSRTPGLMRCLLHFDEEEAEFSELYRKVSADWSLKIAKDIARRCPGVTLGEEQRLMIAYALGGMVDNFLFELYVDRNPTLVKAFASPDDVAHFLAIIWYRAIYLANPPAEQLKGYEGFASLKLIAG